In Bradyrhizobium sp. 195, the sequence CCGCGCGTCACCGTCGGCGAAAGCATCGCCGAAGGTCCGATCAACTACGGCGTCGCGCACACTGACGCGATGAAACGAGCGCGCGAGCTGCTCGAGCTGGTCGGCCTGCCCGCCGATGCGGTGTCGCGCTATCCGCACCAGTTCTCCGGCGGCCAGCGCCAGCGTATCGCCATTGCCCGTGCGCTCGCGCTCGATCCCGACGTGCTGGTCGCGGACGAAGCGGTCTCCGCGCTCGACGTCTCCGTGCAGGCGCAGGTGCTGGAACTGCTGGACGAGATCCAGAAGCGGCTCGGTATCGCCATCCTGTTCATCACCCATGATTTGCGCGTCGCCGCGCAGATTTGCGATGAGGTCGTGGTGATGCAGCACGGCCGCGTCGTCGAGCAAGGCCCCGCCGCCGAAGTGCTGACGCATCCGAAGGAGGCCTACACCAAGGCGCTGCTCGATGCGGCTCCGGGACGCGACTGGGATTTTGCGAACTTCCGGCCGGTGTCGGAAGGCGTGGGGGCCAGCGCGTAAGCCTTTCCCCTCGTCATTGCGAGCGAAGCGAAGCAATCCAGAATCCCTCCGCGGAAACAGTCTGGATTGCTTCGCTACGCTCGCAATGACGGCGATCGCGGGAAGTATTCCCAAAACAGCTTAAAGCCATGCGCGGCGCGATGGCCTGCCTTGCTTGCCCTCGGCGCAACGCCGGGGCTAACGTCGCGCACTTTCAATTGGGACTGAACTGAATGACACGTATCGCCGTCGGCGGCTTCCTGCACGAGACCAACACCTTCGCCCCGACGAAGGCGACATTTGCGGACTTCCAGCATGGCGGCGGCTGGCCGGCAATGACGGAAGGCGCCGACGTCTTGAAGGTGATGCGGCGCATCAATGTCGGCCTCGCCGGCTTCGTCGACAGCGCGGAAGCGAACGGCTGGGAACTCGTTCCGACGATCGCCTGCGGGGCGAGCCCCTCGGCACACGTCACCGAGGATGCCTTCGAGCGCATCGTGAAGGTGATGGTCGACGGCATCGCTGCCGCCGGCCCGATCGATGCCGTCTATCTCGACCTGCACGGCGCCATGGTGACCGAGCATCTCGACGACGGCGAAGGCGAGATCCTGGCGCGCGTGCGCCGCGTCATCGGCAAGGATGTTCCGCTGGTCACCAGCCTCGACCTGCACGCCAACGTCACGCCCGAGATGATCGCGCATGCCGACACGCTGATCGCCTACCGCACCTATCCCCATGTCGACATGGCCGAGACCGGCCGCGCCTCGGCGCGGCATCTCGCCCTGCTGCTGAAGACGAAGCAACGCTTCGCAAAGGCGTTCCGGCAATTGCCGTTCCTGATCCCGATCAGCTGGCAGTGCACCAACGACCAGCCGACCAAAGGCATCTACGAAAAGCTCGCCGCGCTGGAGAGCGATGCGGTTCCGACGCTCTCTTTCGCGCCGGGGTTCCCCGCCGCCGATTTCCGCGATTGCGGTCCGAGCGTGTTCGCCTATGGCAGAACGCAAGAGGACGCCGACCGTGCGGCGGATGCGATCGTGAAGCTGATCGAAAGCCACGAGGATGATTTCGACGGCAAGATCTGGTCGCCCGACGATGGCGTGCGCCACGCCATGGAACTCTCTAAGAGCGCAAGCAAGCCGATCATCATCGCCGACACCCAGGACAATCCCGGCGCCGGCGGCGATTCCGACACGACGGGCATGCTGCGCGCGCTGGTTCGCAACAAGGCGAGCGCCGCGACCGGGGCGATCTACGATCCGGCATCGGCCATGGCCGCGCATGCGGCCGGCGTCGGCGCCACCGTGACGCTGTCGCTCGGCGGCAAGTCCGGCATTCCCGGCGACGAGCCTTATCGCGAGACGTTCGTGGTCGAAAAGCTGTCCGACGGCCGCTTCATCGCGCCCGGCCCTTATTACGGCGGCCGCGAGATGGAGATGGGCCCCTCGGCGGCCTTGCGCATCGGCGACGTCCGCGTTGTCGTCTCTTCGCACAAGGCGCAGCTCGCCGACCAGGCCATGTACCGCTATGTCGGCATCGAGCCCACCGAACAGAAAATTCTGGTCAACAAGAGCTCGGTGCACTTCCGCGCCGACTTCGAGCCGATCGCGGAAAAGCTGATGATCTGCGCCGCGCCCGGCGCGATGCCGGCCGACACCGCAACGCTGCCCTGGACACGCCTGCGCCCGGGCATTCGCATCAAGCCGAACGGTCCCGTTTTCAATCCTCCTTCACGCTAACCGGACAGGAACACATGCCCACGATCGACCGCATCGACGGCTACGCCGACGAACTCACCGCCATCCGCCGCGACCTTCACGCCCATCCCGAGATCGGCTTCGAGGAAGTGCGCACCTCCGGCATCGTCGCCGACAAGCTGAAGAGCTGGGGCATCGAGGTGCATCGCGGCCTCGGCGGCACCGGCGTGATCGGCGTCATCAAGGGCAAGGGATCGAGCGGCAAGCGCATTGGCCTTCGCGCCGACATGGACGCGCTGCCGATGGAAGAGAACACCAATCTGAAATGGAGTTCGAAAATCCCCGGCCGCTTCCACGGCTGCGGCCATGACGGCCACACCACCATGCTGCTCGGCACCGCGCGCTATCTCGCCGAGACCAGGAACTTTGACGGCACCGTGCATCTGATCTTCCAGCCGGCCGAGGAAGGCCTTGGCGGCGCTCGCGCCATGATCAAGGACGGCCTGTTCGAGAAGTTTCCCTGCGACGAGCTCTATGGCCTGCACAACGCGCCCGACCTCAACCATGGCGAGATCGCGATCCTGCCCGGCCCCGCGATGGCCAGCGCCGACTTCTTCGACCTCCGCATCACCGGCTATGGCGCGCATGGCGCGATGCCCGAGCGCTCCAAGGACGCGGTGATCATCGCGACCACGCTGGCGCAGGCGATCCAGACCATCGTCAGCCGCAACGTCGAGCCGCTGCAGGCCGCCGTCATCTCGATCACGCAGATCCACGCCGGCTCCGCCTACAACGTCATCCCCGGCGACGCGCATCTGTGCGGCACCATCCGCACCTTCTCGAAAGAAGTCCGCACCCTGATCAGCGAACGCATCCGCACGATCTGCGCCGGCATCGCGAGCGCCTACAGTTGCGCGATCGACGTCGACATCCGCGATACCTTCGACGTGCTGGTCAACCAGGTCGAGCAGTCCAAGGTGGTCGAGGAGGTCGCGCGCACCATCGTCGACCCCGCCAACGTGATCACCCGCGCCCAGCCGAAGATGGGCAGCGAGGATTTCGCCGACATGCTGCAGACCATCCCCGGCGCCTATTTCTGGGTCGGCCATGACGGCTCGGTGCCTGTGCACAATCCCGGCTTCGTGCTCGACGACAAGATCCTGCCGATCGGCGCCAGCATGTTTGCCCGCATCATCGAGACGCGCATGCCGGTAGGTGCCAATGCATAAAAAGAACGTCGAAGAGGCGGTCACCCCGCTGCACGATCTGTCCGCGGTCGATCTGATCGCGGGCTATCGCGCCAAGCAGTTCTCGCCAAGCGAGGTGCTGGAGGACGTGCTCGCGCACGTCGCTGCGTGGGAGCCGCATCTGAAGGCGCTCTATGCGTTCGATCCCGACGGCGCGCGCGAGGCCGCGAAGGCCTCGACCGCGCGCTGGGCCGGGGGCGAACCGTCCGGCGCGCTCGACGGCGTGCCGGTCACGGTGAAAGACAACATCGCAACCAAGGGCGTGCCGGTGCCGCTCGGGGCGGCCAGCGTCAAGCTCGTGCCGGCGGAGAAGGATGCCCCGCCCGCCGCTCGCTTGCGCGAGGCCGGCGCGGTCATCTTCGCCAAGACCACCATGCCCGATTACGGCATGCTGTCTTCCGGGCTCTCCAGCTTCCATGCGCTCGCACGCAATCCCTGGGACCTCTCCAAGAACCCCGGCGGCTCCAGCGCGGGCGCAGGCGCTGCCGCTGCGGCCGGCTACGGTCCGCTGCATCTCGGCACCGATATCGGCGGCTCTGTGCGCCTGCCTGCGGGCTGGTGCGGCCTCGTCGGATTGAAGCCGAGCTTTGGCCGGGTGCCGATCGATCCCACCTATGTCGGCCGCGTCGCCGGCCCCATGACCCGCACGGTCGACGATTGCGCGCTGATGATGAGTGCGATCGCAAAGCCCGACCGGCGCGACGGCATGAGCCTGCCCGCCGAACCGCTCAACTGGAAGGGCCTGGAGAAATCTCCGCGCAAGCTGCGCATCGGCCTCATGCTCGATCCCGGCTGCGGCCTGGCGCTGGAGAAGCCGGTGCGCGAGGTCGCGGTGAAGGCGGCCAAGGCGTTCGAATCCGCCGGCGCCGTCGTCACCGAGGTCGACGGCATCCTCACGCGCGAGATGCTCGATGGCCTCGACAACTTCTGGCGTGCCCGGATGTGGGACGATCTGGCCAAGCTGACGCCGGCCGAACAGGCCAAGGTGCTGCCCTATATCTTCAAATGGGGCGAGTCCGGCGCCAAGCTGTCGGGCGTCGACGTCCTCCGCGGCTTCAACCAGACCATGGCGATCCGCGCGGCGGCGTCAAAGCTGTTCTGCGAGCTCGACTACGTGATCTCGCCGACAGCGCCAAACGTGAACTATGCGGCGGAATGGGCCTCGCCGACCAATGATCCGATGAAGCCGTTCGAGCACATCGCCTATACCGTGCCGTGGAATATGTCGGAGAACCCCGCCGTCTCGATCAACGGCGGCTTCGACGCCAAGGGTTTTCCCATTGGCGTGCAGATCGTCGGCCGCCGCTTCGACGATATCGGCGTGCTCGGCATGGCCAAGGCGTTTGAAGGCTTGCGCGGGCCGCAGCGGCCCTGGCCGAGCCCGCCGGCGAAGTAACATGCGTCATGGCCGGGCTTGTCCCGGCCATCTACGTTCCTCTACAGGCCGCTACGTGCCCAGTCCGCGCAAGACGGACGGTGGCGACCATGCATCTCGTCTCAGCGAGACCGAATTCAAGACAGGGAAGGAAACCACCATGGCGTATGAGACGATCAAATACGAGATCGCCGAGCAGATCCTCAC encodes:
- a CDS encoding amidase, with the translated sequence MHKKNVEEAVTPLHDLSAVDLIAGYRAKQFSPSEVLEDVLAHVAAWEPHLKALYAFDPDGAREAAKASTARWAGGEPSGALDGVPVTVKDNIATKGVPVPLGAASVKLVPAEKDAPPAARLREAGAVIFAKTTMPDYGMLSSGLSSFHALARNPWDLSKNPGGSSAGAGAAAAAGYGPLHLGTDIGGSVRLPAGWCGLVGLKPSFGRVPIDPTYVGRVAGPMTRTVDDCALMMSAIAKPDRRDGMSLPAEPLNWKGLEKSPRKLRIGLMLDPGCGLALEKPVREVAVKAAKAFESAGAVVTEVDGILTREMLDGLDNFWRARMWDDLAKLTPAEQAKVLPYIFKWGESGAKLSGVDVLRGFNQTMAIRAAASKLFCELDYVISPTAPNVNYAAEWASPTNDPMKPFEHIAYTVPWNMSENPAVSINGGFDAKGFPIGVQIVGRRFDDIGVLGMAKAFEGLRGPQRPWPSPPAK
- a CDS encoding M81 family metallopeptidase → MTRIAVGGFLHETNTFAPTKATFADFQHGGGWPAMTEGADVLKVMRRINVGLAGFVDSAEANGWELVPTIACGASPSAHVTEDAFERIVKVMVDGIAAAGPIDAVYLDLHGAMVTEHLDDGEGEILARVRRVIGKDVPLVTSLDLHANVTPEMIAHADTLIAYRTYPHVDMAETGRASARHLALLLKTKQRFAKAFRQLPFLIPISWQCTNDQPTKGIYEKLAALESDAVPTLSFAPGFPAADFRDCGPSVFAYGRTQEDADRAADAIVKLIESHEDDFDGKIWSPDDGVRHAMELSKSASKPIIIADTQDNPGAGGDSDTTGMLRALVRNKASAATGAIYDPASAMAAHAAGVGATVTLSLGGKSGIPGDEPYRETFVVEKLSDGRFIAPGPYYGGREMEMGPSAALRIGDVRVVVSSHKAQLADQAMYRYVGIEPTEQKILVNKSSVHFRADFEPIAEKLMICAAPGAMPADTATLPWTRLRPGIRIKPNGPVFNPPSR
- a CDS encoding M20 aminoacylase family protein; translation: MPTIDRIDGYADELTAIRRDLHAHPEIGFEEVRTSGIVADKLKSWGIEVHRGLGGTGVIGVIKGKGSSGKRIGLRADMDALPMEENTNLKWSSKIPGRFHGCGHDGHTTMLLGTARYLAETRNFDGTVHLIFQPAEEGLGGARAMIKDGLFEKFPCDELYGLHNAPDLNHGEIAILPGPAMASADFFDLRITGYGAHGAMPERSKDAVIIATTLAQAIQTIVSRNVEPLQAAVISITQIHAGSAYNVIPGDAHLCGTIRTFSKEVRTLISERIRTICAGIASAYSCAIDVDIRDTFDVLVNQVEQSKVVEEVARTIVDPANVITRAQPKMGSEDFADMLQTIPGAYFWVGHDGSVPVHNPGFVLDDKILPIGASMFARIIETRMPVGANA